One genomic region from Pseudomonas hormoni encodes:
- a CDS encoding LysR family transcriptional regulator: MSKMPDFEGLAMFAKVAEERSFAAAARVLGVSVATVSRGVSRLEDRLGARLLNRTSRQLALTEFGRSIAENASRLYRDAELTEGFARELSSRPRGLVRLAIPMTFGVRWVAPIIPEFLLNYPDISIDLHLFDGAVDLIGEGFDAAIRIAVLPDSSLVARRLCPVSRYLVASPAYLEQYGLPDHPHDLMGRNCLGYAYRAQSDVWRLSNAAGDETSVAPSGSLRVTNIEALLPAVLAGLAIAELPEFVASEYLRDGRLQVILPEWHFQEGGLYFVTPSGHSRPAKVDVLAEFLVKKLSYPSWLWESPT, encoded by the coding sequence ATGTCCAAGATGCCGGATTTCGAAGGATTGGCAATGTTCGCGAAGGTCGCAGAGGAGCGTTCCTTTGCCGCCGCGGCCAGAGTATTGGGTGTCTCAGTCGCCACCGTTTCCCGAGGTGTTAGCCGCCTTGAAGACAGGCTTGGTGCCCGTCTATTGAATCGAACCTCTCGACAGCTCGCCCTTACAGAGTTCGGTCGTAGCATTGCCGAAAACGCCAGTCGGCTTTATCGAGATGCAGAGCTAACTGAAGGCTTCGCGAGGGAGCTTTCATCGCGCCCGCGAGGACTTGTGCGGCTCGCGATTCCAATGACGTTTGGCGTACGTTGGGTAGCCCCAATCATTCCGGAGTTTCTCCTCAATTACCCCGATATCTCGATTGACCTTCATCTATTCGATGGTGCAGTTGATCTGATCGGCGAAGGCTTTGATGCTGCAATTCGAATCGCGGTGTTACCTGACTCATCTCTGGTCGCTCGAAGGCTCTGTCCAGTTTCACGATATCTGGTCGCTTCCCCCGCCTACCTTGAGCAGTATGGCCTTCCGGATCACCCGCATGACTTGATGGGAAGAAATTGCCTGGGCTACGCATACCGCGCACAAAGTGACGTATGGCGCCTTAGCAATGCAGCTGGGGACGAAACCAGCGTTGCACCTTCGGGCTCGTTGCGCGTTACCAATATCGAAGCTTTGCTACCCGCAGTACTGGCCGGGCTCGCGATTGCCGAGCTGCCAGAATTCGTCGCAAGTGAATATCTGCGCGATGGACGGCTTCAGGTGATTCTGCCTGAATGGCATTTTCAGGAGGGCGGGCTTTACTTTGTCACCCCTTCGGGGCACTCGCGTCCGGCAAAAGTCGACGTGCTAGCTGAGTTCCTCGTAAAGAAGCTATCCTATCCATCTTGGCTCTGGGAAAGTCCGACCTAG
- a CDS encoding OprD family outer membrane porin, which produces MERTTLPAAIILAGLSIGVNAEDAKPHGFIEDSQATVSNRTYYYSNDNRDGGLDQRETATALKFAFTSGFTQGTVGFGVDVASLVAVHLDGGKGHHPDANTFFPSDSDGSAAHSWSRVGGTLKARLSKTELGVGNIFTPNLPILVATDSRLVYQNFGGGILTSKEIDGLTLTAGKIDQSSGRATSNSTGLAIAGGTKDSNDFRFAGADWKATKDLTFQYYFARLENYYKQNYLGLVHVLPLGDEQSFKTDLRYFDSSSDGKNGDVGYRFNNNGGFAKTPGEVDNKTWSAMFTYSFGGHAILLGHESVSDDGGFVWLNQGNVVDGRNRPEGNGGTAFYLFTDAIVGNFSRAGEQTNFGQYSYDFTKLGIPGLKTSISYLRGDDIKDVAGGSDHKEWERDIRIDYIIPSGLLKGFGTTLRHGTYRSDGSALPDTDQTRLIFNYSYSFL; this is translated from the coding sequence ATGGAAAGAACGACCTTGCCAGCAGCGATCATTCTCGCTGGCCTCTCAATCGGGGTAAATGCCGAAGATGCCAAGCCGCATGGATTCATAGAAGACAGTCAGGCCACTGTCAGCAATCGCACGTACTACTACTCGAACGACAACCGAGACGGTGGGCTCGACCAGCGCGAAACAGCAACGGCGCTTAAGTTCGCGTTCACATCGGGCTTCACTCAAGGCACGGTAGGTTTTGGTGTGGACGTGGCATCGCTGGTGGCTGTCCACCTGGATGGGGGCAAAGGTCATCACCCCGACGCGAATACTTTCTTCCCCAGCGACAGTGACGGCTCCGCAGCCCATTCATGGAGCAGAGTGGGCGGTACTCTGAAGGCACGCCTCTCAAAAACAGAGTTAGGTGTCGGCAACATCTTCACGCCCAATCTGCCCATCCTCGTCGCTACTGACTCGCGGCTCGTCTATCAAAATTTTGGCGGCGGCATCCTCACCTCCAAGGAGATTGATGGGCTGACGTTAACCGCCGGCAAAATTGATCAATCTTCAGGTCGAGCCACCAGCAACTCCACTGGTCTAGCTATAGCAGGCGGTACCAAAGACTCGAACGATTTTCGCTTTGCCGGTGCAGACTGGAAGGCAACGAAGGATCTGACGTTTCAGTACTACTTCGCCAGACTCGAAAACTACTACAAACAAAATTACCTCGGCCTGGTACACGTCCTGCCGCTAGGAGATGAGCAGTCCTTCAAAACTGACCTGCGCTATTTCGATAGCTCTTCCGACGGAAAAAACGGCGACGTCGGGTACCGTTTCAACAACAACGGAGGCTTCGCCAAAACGCCCGGAGAAGTCGACAACAAAACCTGGAGTGCGATGTTCACTTACAGCTTTGGGGGCCATGCAATCCTGCTCGGTCATGAAAGCGTGAGCGACGATGGCGGTTTTGTGTGGCTCAACCAAGGCAACGTTGTAGACGGCCGGAATCGTCCCGAGGGCAACGGAGGCACCGCGTTCTATCTGTTTACCGACGCCATCGTAGGCAACTTTTCTCGGGCAGGTGAGCAAACGAACTTCGGCCAGTACTCCTATGACTTTACGAAGCTGGGGATACCAGGCTTAAAAACCTCTATCTCGTACCTCAGGGGTGACGATATTAAGGATGTCGCAGGTGGCAGTGATCACAAGGAATGGGAGCGAGACATACGGATCGATTACATCATTCCATCAGGGCTGCTGAAGGGATTCGGGACAACGTTGCGCCACGGCACCTATCGCAGTGATGGCTCCGCATTACCTGACACAGATCAGACACGCCTGATCTTCAACTACAGCTATTCGTTTCTTTAG
- a CDS encoding catalase, translating to MKKLTTAFGAPVVDNNNTQTAGARGPALLQDVWFLEKLAHFDREVIPERRMHAKGAGAYGTFTVTHDITRYTRAKLFSQVGKETQMFTRFSTVAGERGAADAERDIRGFSMKFYTEEGNWDLVGNNTPVFFIRDPLKFPDLNHAIKRDPRTGLRNANNNWDYWTSLPEALHQVTIVMSDRGIPSSFRHMHGFGSHTFSFLNAANERFWVKFTLKTQQGIKNLSDAEAGQLIAGDRETHQRDLYESVERGDFPHWTLFIQVMPENEAGSYHLNPFDLTKVWPHKDYPLIEVGVMELNRNPENFFAEVEQAAFNPGNVVPGISFSPDKMLQGRLFSYGDAQRYRLGVNHSQIPVNSPRCPVHSYHRDGPMRVDGNMGGTISYDPNSYGEWIEQPEFAEPPLSIEGAADHWNHRVDDDYYSQPGDLFRLMTPEKQWLLFENTARAINGASEMVVERHISNCTKADPAYGAGVRDAIARLG from the coding sequence ATGAAAAAGCTCACAACGGCATTTGGCGCTCCTGTTGTCGACAACAACAATACTCAAACAGCAGGCGCCCGCGGCCCTGCTCTCCTTCAAGATGTATGGTTCCTGGAAAAACTTGCTCACTTTGACCGCGAAGTGATCCCTGAACGTCGTATGCACGCCAAAGGGGCAGGAGCCTACGGCACTTTCACTGTGACTCACGACATCACGCGCTACACCAGGGCAAAACTGTTCTCGCAGGTTGGTAAAGAAACACAGATGTTCACGCGCTTCTCCACCGTCGCCGGCGAGCGCGGCGCGGCCGATGCAGAACGTGACATCCGTGGTTTCTCGATGAAGTTCTACACCGAAGAAGGCAACTGGGATTTGGTGGGCAACAACACTCCCGTTTTCTTCATTCGGGATCCACTGAAATTTCCTGACCTGAACCACGCCATCAAACGCGACCCACGCACCGGGCTGCGCAACGCGAATAACAACTGGGATTATTGGACCTCGTTGCCGGAGGCGCTGCATCAGGTCACGATCGTCATGAGCGATCGCGGCATACCCTCCAGCTTTCGCCACATGCACGGTTTCGGTAGTCACACGTTCAGCTTCCTTAACGCCGCAAATGAACGCTTCTGGGTCAAGTTCACACTCAAGACCCAGCAAGGGATCAAGAACCTATCGGATGCCGAAGCGGGACAACTCATTGCCGGAGACCGTGAGACCCATCAACGCGATCTGTACGAAAGCGTTGAGCGGGGTGACTTCCCGCACTGGACGCTGTTCATCCAGGTCATGCCAGAAAATGAAGCTGGTAGCTATCACTTGAACCCGTTCGATCTGACCAAGGTTTGGCCGCATAAGGACTATCCACTGATCGAAGTTGGCGTGATGGAATTAAATCGCAACCCGGAAAACTTTTTCGCAGAAGTCGAGCAGGCAGCATTCAACCCTGGCAACGTCGTCCCTGGCATCAGTTTTTCACCGGACAAGATGCTGCAAGGTCGGTTGTTCTCCTACGGTGACGCGCAACGCTACCGTCTAGGCGTCAACCACTCGCAGATCCCAGTCAACAGCCCGAGGTGTCCGGTCCACAGCTACCACCGTGACGGCCCAATGCGCGTAGATGGCAACATGGGCGGCACGATTTCCTACGACCCGAACAGCTATGGAGAATGGATAGAGCAGCCGGAGTTCGCGGAGCCGCCGCTGAGCATCGAAGGTGCTGCCGACCACTGGAACCATCGGGTAGACGATGATTACTACTCGCAGCCTGGTGATCTCTTCCGTCTCATGACTCCAGAGAAGCAATGGCTGTTGTTCGAAAACACCGCACGCGCTATCAACGGTGCGTCGGAAATGGTGGTCGAACGCCACATATCAAACTGCACCAAAGCTGACCCAGCTTACGGTGCAGGAGTGAGAGATGCGATTGCGCGGCTTGGGTAA
- a CDS encoding RidA family protein, whose amino-acid sequence MSGLNVVLARNTNDAAKSIGPYSQTVAFSHYNYISAQLPLDPASGRLVSENVIDQAKQCFQNIKSILESIGHYMDDIIKITIYLKDITDINSVHEVYATFFPNYVPVLTTIAVKDLPMDASIQIEALVSNGEGTIPGAPQAGNLIKTSRNTDSAPSCLLFSQSVAFSHYNNICAQLPIDSATRKLVTGGVKEQTTQCLKNIQNILKNLDVPLDDIVKINIYLTSLADIDEVDTAYKAFFPHSAIARSLAYYPARAVVSALALPMGALVQIEAVVSHGNGTPPQRVEDRHGIVIKVNNGAEAPTHFLSSQSVAFSHYNHLSAQLPLDPKTGDLVGGNVREQAKQCLNNIKAIVESFNHVMGDVVKINIHLKNFDDIEALNEVYSTFFPGGVPARTVVGVTELPHNALVQIDVVVSNAEGTPPKLLK is encoded by the coding sequence ATGAGTGGCCTTAACGTGGTGCTGGCAAGAAACACAAATGATGCAGCGAAAAGCATTGGACCGTACTCTCAGACCGTTGCATTCTCCCATTATAATTACATCTCAGCTCAATTACCGCTTGATCCAGCATCGGGGAGGCTGGTATCTGAAAATGTGATTGATCAAGCCAAGCAATGCTTCCAAAACATAAAATCGATTTTGGAAAGCATCGGGCATTACATGGACGACATCATTAAAATAACTATCTATTTAAAAGACATTACCGACATCAACTCTGTGCACGAAGTATATGCCACATTTTTCCCCAACTACGTCCCTGTTCTCACAACGATCGCAGTTAAAGATCTGCCTATGGACGCATCAATTCAAATTGAAGCACTTGTGTCTAACGGTGAAGGTACAATTCCAGGGGCGCCTCAAGCAGGAAATTTAATAAAGACATCTAGGAATACGGACAGCGCACCATCGTGCCTTTTATTTTCTCAATCTGTAGCCTTCTCGCACTATAACAATATCTGCGCTCAACTTCCCATAGACTCAGCAACGCGAAAATTGGTGACGGGAGGAGTAAAAGAACAAACCACGCAGTGCCTAAAAAACATTCAAAATATTTTAAAGAACCTGGATGTACCGTTAGACGACATTGTAAAAATAAATATATATCTTACATCCCTAGCAGATATCGATGAGGTCGATACAGCTTATAAGGCATTTTTTCCTCACTCGGCGATCGCTAGGTCTTTGGCCTATTACCCCGCGAGAGCAGTTGTTTCAGCCTTGGCATTGCCCATGGGTGCATTGGTACAGATTGAAGCTGTCGTATCACATGGGAATGGTACGCCGCCGCAGCGTGTTGAAGATAGGCATGGCATAGTGATAAAAGTGAACAACGGGGCAGAGGCACCGACCCACTTCTTATCTTCGCAATCCGTTGCCTTCTCTCACTACAATCATCTATCAGCACAATTACCTTTGGACCCAAAAACTGGGGACTTGGTCGGTGGCAATGTAAGGGAACAGGCGAAGCAATGTCTGAATAATATTAAGGCAATCGTAGAGAGCTTTAACCACGTGATGGGCGACGTAGTGAAGATCAACATCCACCTCAAAAACTTCGACGATATCGAAGCTCTCAATGAGGTGTACTCGACATTTTTCCCAGGCGGCGTCCCAGCTCGTACAGTAGTAGGTGTAACGGAACTACCTCACAATGCCTTGGTTCAGATTGATGTAGTGGTATCAAATGCGGAAGGAACACCTCCAAAGCTATTAAAGTAA
- a CDS encoding DUF2188 domain-containing protein, producing the protein MDNYHIVLTGKGWQLTKEGDAKVLKAAETKAELIEVAAVFLKDKTASLKIHTSDGKIQEERTYPRCADPAASKG; encoded by the coding sequence GTGGATAACTATCACATTGTTTTAACTGGCAAAGGCTGGCAACTGACAAAGGAGGGGGATGCTAAGGTACTCAAAGCGGCTGAAACCAAGGCTGAGCTTATTGAGGTTGCCGCAGTATTTCTGAAGGACAAAACGGCGTCGCTTAAAATTCATACGTCTGATGGAAAAATACAGGAGGAGCGAACCTACCCAAGATGCGCGGATCCGGCGGCATCAAAAGGTTAA
- the umuC gene encoding translesion error-prone DNA polymerase V subunit UmuC, whose product MSKQVPVFALIDCNSFYASCERVFRPDLARVPIVVLSNNDGCVIARSYDAKPFVKMGEPYFQIKHKLKQHGIVPFSSNYALYGDMSERVMSLIETMVPAVEVYSIDEAFADLTGISNLDALGRQIRSGVLRGTGIPVGVGIARTKTLAKLANHTAKRLQSETGGVVDICDPFKRDWVLRNTDVSQVWGIGRRMEMHLDALGIKTAMDLAKADQWMLRSKFSVVIEKTARELAGTPCLELDEPDPPKQEICCSRMFGKRLTELQPIKEAVATYMMRASEKLRAQGSVCKKIRVSIRTGMFNPEEAKFANGLVVDLPYPTDDVRLLTKAAVDAVERVYRPGFKFSKAEVMLLNLCQPGEYTDDLFAVSQPAEATRIMAVLDQINGRWGRGTLRTASVPSNPDWGMRREMMSQSFTTRLDQLWTVHCK is encoded by the coding sequence ATGTCTAAGCAGGTACCGGTGTTTGCGCTGATTGATTGCAACAGCTTTTACGCAAGTTGCGAACGGGTGTTTCGTCCTGATTTGGCTCGTGTGCCTATCGTTGTCTTGAGCAATAACGATGGGTGCGTCATCGCTCGAAGCTACGACGCCAAACCCTTCGTGAAAATGGGGGAGCCGTACTTCCAGATAAAGCACAAGCTTAAGCAGCACGGCATCGTTCCCTTCTCCTCGAACTACGCGCTGTATGGCGACATGAGCGAGCGAGTGATGTCGCTGATCGAAACCATGGTGCCGGCGGTGGAGGTCTATAGCATCGATGAGGCCTTCGCTGATCTTACGGGTATATCGAATCTAGATGCGTTAGGACGCCAGATACGAAGCGGAGTTCTGCGGGGTACAGGTATCCCAGTAGGTGTGGGGATCGCCCGGACGAAGACATTGGCCAAGCTGGCTAATCACACTGCGAAGCGGCTTCAGTCGGAGACGGGTGGGGTCGTGGATATCTGCGATCCATTCAAGCGTGATTGGGTACTGCGTAATACCGATGTGTCCCAGGTATGGGGAATAGGTCGGCGCATGGAAATGCATTTGGATGCACTGGGCATCAAAACGGCGATGGACTTGGCTAAGGCTGATCAGTGGATGCTTCGCAGTAAATTCAGTGTGGTGATTGAAAAGACAGCTAGGGAGTTGGCCGGTACGCCTTGCCTTGAACTGGATGAACCTGATCCTCCGAAGCAGGAGATTTGTTGCAGTCGAATGTTTGGGAAACGCCTCACGGAATTGCAGCCGATTAAAGAAGCGGTGGCGACGTACATGATGCGCGCCTCGGAAAAGCTCCGTGCTCAGGGATCAGTCTGCAAGAAGATTCGGGTCAGCATCCGCACCGGCATGTTCAATCCAGAGGAAGCAAAGTTCGCCAATGGCCTGGTGGTGGATTTACCGTATCCCACTGACGATGTGAGGCTGCTGACCAAGGCCGCAGTAGACGCGGTGGAGCGTGTGTATCGCCCTGGATTCAAGTTCAGCAAGGCGGAAGTCATGCTGCTCAATCTTTGCCAGCCAGGCGAATACACGGACGACTTGTTCGCTGTCTCACAGCCCGCCGAAGCTACAAGAATAATGGCGGTACTGGACCAAATAAATGGGCGGTGGGGCAGGGGAACGCTGCGTACCGCCAGCGTGCCGAGCAATCCAGACTGGGGGATGCGGCGGGAGATGATGAGCCAGAGTTTCACGACAAGATTGGATCAGTTATGGACGGTCCATTGTAAGTAG
- a CDS encoding nuclear transport factor 2 family protein: MLQITYSGAEMTNVNDSKELIDITKLYFGKADAGDPSILDLFSDDVQLFFPKFGTRTGKEQVVAFVQGLMSKLNSLKHDIDTYNYIASGRIVVVEGTESGVAKNGENWPVDGRSEGRFCNVFEFTGTLISRLHIYVDPDFLGEDDDRFYWG, encoded by the coding sequence ATGCTGCAAATAACCTATTCGGGTGCTGAGATGACAAATGTAAATGATAGTAAAGAGCTGATTGATATTACCAAGCTCTACTTTGGTAAGGCTGATGCTGGTGATCCATCTATCCTAGATCTATTCAGTGACGATGTTCAGCTGTTTTTTCCAAAATTTGGTACTCGCACAGGAAAGGAACAAGTCGTCGCGTTTGTTCAAGGGCTGATGAGCAAGCTTAATAGCCTGAAACACGATATTGATACCTATAACTACATTGCAAGTGGGCGAATAGTAGTTGTAGAGGGCACCGAGAGTGGTGTGGCGAAGAATGGAGAAAACTGGCCGGTTGATGGGCGGTCCGAAGGAAGGTTTTGTAATGTTTTCGAATTCACAGGGACTTTAATTTCACGTCTGCATATTTACGTCGATCCTGATTTTTTAGGTGAAGATGATGATAGGTTTTACTGGGGATGA
- a CDS encoding LexA family protein, which yields MSFTILGPIIEGGIKLPRCSFRVPAGFPSPAADHIEQHISLDEILNIRAPHVYLVSIAGDSMQGAGIFDGDLAIVDRALEAGHNDIVVALLNNEPICKRLCIRGTQMILHSENSKYPSRYVLEGDELSIWGVITSSVRSHV from the coding sequence ATGAGCTTCACCATCCTGGGTCCAATCATCGAAGGCGGCATCAAGCTCCCTCGGTGTTCGTTTCGCGTGCCGGCAGGCTTTCCTTCGCCGGCTGCTGACCACATTGAACAGCATATTTCCCTGGACGAGATTTTGAATATCCGTGCGCCGCATGTGTATCTGGTCTCCATTGCTGGAGACAGCATGCAGGGGGCCGGAATTTTTGACGGCGATCTAGCGATCGTGGATCGCGCGCTGGAAGCGGGCCATAACGACATCGTTGTCGCCTTGCTCAACAATGAGCCCATCTGCAAGCGGCTGTGCATACGCGGCACTCAAATGATCCTTCACTCAGAGAATTCTAAGTATCCATCCCGGTACGTTCTTGAGGGAGATGAGTTGTCCATCTGGGGCGTGATCACAAGCAGTGTGCGCAGCCATGTCTAA
- a CDS encoding DUF6555 family protein has product MARTDIFIIEYKLHEKSRSFIIRAQKMSNGDAWHWAACDAGIAPIPKPGKPPLKVISKPQAEKYGITEVRWRETAALEWTGVS; this is encoded by the coding sequence ATGGCTCGAACAGATATTTTTATCATCGAGTACAAGCTTCATGAGAAATCGAGGTCTTTTATCATCCGCGCGCAAAAGATGAGCAATGGTGATGCGTGGCATTGGGCGGCCTGTGATGCAGGAATTGCCCCCATACCTAAACCAGGCAAACCACCACTGAAAGTCATTTCCAAACCGCAAGCTGAAAAGTATGGAATTACAGAGGTGAGATGGCGCGAAACTGCTGCTTTAGAGTGGACAGGGGTTTCATGA
- a CDS encoding LysR family transcriptional regulator gives METLGNLESFVRAAEASSFSEAARRLGISSAAVSKNVARLEANLGTRLFHRSTRSLTLTEAGELFYQQVAEGLETIQGAVNQLGEARKVPAGRLRVSLSPSFAYDYALPLLKTFMERYPAVVPDWQLEMRRVDLIGEGFDVAIGGGMELSPGVVARELAKLHLVVVAAPSWLEGKPLPIKPSELQGVDGIVMRSTSSGRLLNWTLRDSTEGRVDINLKPVAIMNDPEGLCRCAVMGLGVALLPLDRAWPWLQRGELIRLLPDWYVDLGVVSIYYSSKKSLPAKTRVFVDFLLEHFQESLCQHLRAD, from the coding sequence ATGGAAACACTGGGTAATCTCGAATCCTTCGTCCGTGCCGCAGAAGCCAGCAGCTTTTCCGAAGCAGCGCGGCGCTTAGGGATTTCCTCAGCCGCGGTCAGTAAAAATGTGGCGCGACTTGAAGCCAATCTTGGTACGCGTTTGTTCCACCGCAGCACGCGAAGCCTCACCCTCACCGAGGCGGGAGAGTTGTTTTATCAACAAGTCGCGGAAGGCCTAGAAACCATCCAGGGGGCCGTAAACCAGCTTGGAGAAGCACGAAAAGTCCCCGCAGGGCGATTGCGAGTCAGTTTGTCACCGTCTTTCGCTTACGATTATGCATTGCCATTGCTCAAGACCTTTATGGAGCGCTACCCCGCCGTAGTGCCGGATTGGCAGCTAGAAATGCGTCGCGTGGATTTGATAGGTGAAGGTTTTGATGTCGCTATTGGTGGCGGCATGGAATTGTCACCTGGCGTTGTGGCACGAGAACTGGCCAAACTTCATCTCGTGGTTGTCGCTGCTCCGTCATGGCTGGAAGGTAAGCCGCTACCCATTAAGCCCAGCGAATTGCAGGGAGTTGATGGCATCGTAATGCGCTCGACTAGCTCGGGACGTTTGCTCAACTGGACGCTTCGTGATTCAACCGAAGGACGGGTCGACATCAATCTAAAACCGGTGGCGATCATGAACGACCCGGAAGGGTTGTGCAGATGTGCTGTGATGGGGTTAGGTGTCGCACTCCTTCCTTTGGATCGCGCGTGGCCTTGGTTGCAGCGCGGTGAGCTGATTCGATTATTGCCTGATTGGTATGTGGATCTAGGCGTGGTCTCGATTTACTACTCTTCTAAAAAATCTTTGCCTGCCAAAACAAGAGTGTTTGTCGACTTCCTGTTGGAACATTTTCAAGAGTCACTCTGCCAACACTTACGAGCCGATTGA
- a CDS encoding OprD family outer membrane porin has translation MKSKNLPAAIIFTCFSIGADAADPTAHGFIEDSRATVSSRTMYYSNDNHDGGFDQREAGTALNLNFVSGFTQGTVGFGLDLESSVAVHLDGGRGHHPDNANTFFPSDSDGSSAHSWDRAGANIKARWSKTELAVGNIFTPNLPILTNTDARLVSQNFGGGVITSKEFDGLTLTAGKFDQSAGRATSNPTGLAVAGGTKDSNDFRFAGGDWKATKDLMFQYYFARLENYYKQNYLGLVHVLPLGADQSFKTDLRYFDSSSDGKNGEPGYRFNNNNGYARHPGEVDNKTWSAMFTYTLAGHALMLGHVSVSDDGGFVWLDQGTVTDGRNRPEGNGGSTFYLFTKAMVGTFSRAGEQTSFGQYSYDFAKVGVPGLKASVAYLRGEDIKNPRGGSDLSEWERDLRIDYSILNGPLKGFSTTLRHGTYRSDNTGIPNTDQTRLIFNYSYAFF, from the coding sequence ATGAAAAGCAAAAACCTACCAGCCGCCATAATTTTCACGTGTTTCTCGATTGGTGCCGATGCAGCTGACCCAACAGCGCATGGGTTCATAGAGGACAGTCGAGCGACTGTCAGCTCTCGCACGATGTACTACTCAAACGACAATCACGATGGCGGATTCGACCAGCGCGAAGCCGGTACGGCACTTAATTTAAATTTCGTATCGGGCTTTACTCAAGGCACGGTTGGTTTTGGGCTAGATCTGGAGTCGTCCGTTGCCGTTCACCTGGATGGAGGTAGGGGCCATCACCCTGACAATGCCAACACCTTCTTCCCAAGCGACTCTGACGGCTCTTCCGCTCATTCATGGGACAGAGCAGGCGCGAACATAAAAGCGCGATGGTCAAAAACAGAACTAGCGGTGGGTAATATCTTCACGCCAAACCTACCCATACTGACTAATACAGATGCACGGCTCGTGTCTCAGAACTTTGGAGGCGGCGTGATCACGTCCAAAGAGTTCGATGGGCTGACGCTCACTGCCGGTAAATTTGACCAGTCTGCTGGCCGGGCAACCAGTAACCCAACGGGGCTGGCGGTTGCGGGCGGCACCAAGGACTCCAACGATTTTCGTTTCGCCGGTGGTGATTGGAAGGCAACAAAGGACCTGATGTTCCAATACTATTTCGCAAGGCTCGAAAACTATTACAAACAAAATTACTTGGGCTTGGTCCACGTGTTGCCGCTTGGGGCTGATCAGTCGTTCAAGACTGACCTTCGCTATTTTGACAGTAGCTCTGACGGAAAAAACGGTGAGCCCGGGTACCGTTTCAATAACAACAACGGTTATGCAAGACACCCCGGCGAGGTAGATAACAAAACCTGGAGTGCCATGTTCACCTACACCCTCGCAGGTCACGCGCTGATGCTTGGGCACGTAAGCGTGAGCGACGACGGGGGATTCGTGTGGTTAGACCAAGGCACTGTTACAGACGGTCGAAATCGGCCTGAGGGTAATGGAGGGTCCACCTTTTACCTATTCACCAAAGCTATGGTTGGCACCTTCTCCCGCGCTGGCGAACAAACGAGCTTTGGTCAGTATTCCTATGACTTTGCAAAGGTGGGAGTACCTGGGTTGAAGGCTTCGGTTGCGTACTTGAGAGGCGAAGACATCAAAAATCCTAGAGGTGGCAGCGATCTGTCCGAATGGGAGCGTGACCTGAGGATCGACTACAGCATTTTAAACGGGCCGCTAAAGGGATTTAGTACAACGCTGCGCCATGGCACCTATCGCAGTGACAACACTGGCATACCCAACACTGACCAGACCCGCTTGATTTTCAACTACAGCTACGCCTTCTTTTAA
- a CDS encoding SDR family oxidoreductase, translating to MSRKLEGKVAIVTGGSTGIGLATAIRFAKEGAHVYITGRRQAELDAAALAIGNNATAVRVDSTKLEELDELFNEVKAQHGRVDVLFVNAGGGELRNLKDITEDHFDDTFDRNVKGVLFTVQKSLPLLSKGASVILTGSTAASGGTPDFSVYAASKAAVRSFARNWILDLKGQDIRVNCLTPGPIKTPGLVGLAGPDEAHQQGMLDHFASLIPMGRVGDPDEIAKAAVFLASDDSSFVNGSELFVDGGIAQI from the coding sequence ATGTCACGCAAGCTCGAAGGCAAAGTTGCCATTGTCACTGGTGGGTCCACTGGTATCGGTTTGGCCACTGCCATCCGCTTCGCTAAGGAAGGCGCTCACGTATACATCACGGGTCGGCGTCAAGCTGAGCTAGACGCTGCTGCGCTGGCCATCGGTAATAACGCGACCGCTGTACGCGTTGATTCCACGAAGCTAGAAGAATTGGACGAACTGTTCAATGAAGTGAAAGCTCAGCATGGTCGGGTCGACGTGCTGTTCGTAAACGCCGGCGGCGGTGAGCTGCGCAATTTGAAAGACATCACCGAAGATCATTTCGATGATACGTTCGACCGAAACGTGAAAGGAGTGCTCTTCACAGTACAAAAATCGCTGCCACTTTTGTCAAAGGGCGCTTCGGTGATTCTGACCGGATCGACCGCGGCTAGCGGCGGCACTCCAGATTTCAGTGTCTATGCAGCTTCGAAGGCTGCTGTTCGATCGTTCGCACGCAATTGGATTCTTGACTTGAAAGGCCAAGACATTCGCGTGAATTGCCTTACCCCTGGCCCGATCAAGACCCCAGGTCTCGTTGGTCTCGCTGGTCCGGATGAAGCGCATCAACAAGGCATGCTGGACCACTTCGCTTCGTTGATTCCAATGGGCCGTGTTGGCGATCCTGATGAGATTGCCAAAGCGGCTGTATTCCTGGCATCCGATGATTCAAGCTTCGTGAACGGCAGTGAATTGTTCGTAGATGGCGGTATTGCACAGATCTGA